The following proteins are co-located in the Amphiprion ocellaris isolate individual 3 ecotype Okinawa chromosome 7, ASM2253959v1, whole genome shotgun sequence genome:
- the LOC111579694 gene encoding claudin-19-like isoform X1: protein MCVQRSSPKFIDLKSSSKKPQRIRNNQTVQIRNAAENQNQEEPQSLRRRSPEVSRCSSSLQVFLRSPGVPQVSRCSSSLQVFLKSPGVPQVSRCSSSLQVLPGVPWVFLRPPVVSRCVQVLPGASRYLQVCVGPSSSMAVALQVVGLVLGVVSWCLQSSCTSSQVWKVRSQAESVSSSQWTFEGLWMSCAATSLGSVQCSRFKTVLGLPVHLQTCRALMIISLLLGFAAIILSVLGLKCTKIGRTSDQVKDQIALSGGVMFILSGVFTLTAVSWYAAKVIQDFYDPLYGGVRFELGAGLYLGWAASSLALLGGSMLCCSCRRINSGPPVRQFLYYSSSGRGQNIYRSAAASESSSSKAYV, encoded by the exons ATGTGTGTTCAGAGGAGTTCCCCAAAGTTCATCGACCTGAAATCCAGCAGCAAAAAACCTCAGAGGATCAGAAACAACCAAACTGTTCAGATCAGAAACGCTGcagagaaccagaaccaagagGAACCTCAGAGTCTGAGGCGACG ATCTCCAGAAGTCTCCAGGTGTTCCTCGAGTCTCCAGGTGTTCCTCAGGTCTCCAGGTGTTCCTCAGGTTTCCAGGTGTTCCTCAAGTCTCCAGGTGTTCCTCAAGTCTCCAGGTGTTCCTCAAGTTTCCAGGTGTTCCTCAAGTCTCCAGGTTCTTCCAGGTGTTCCTTGGGTGTTCCTCAGGCCTCCAGTTGTatccaggtgtgtccaggtgctTCCAGGTGCCTCCAGGTATCTCCAGGTGTGCGTGGGTCCGTCCAGCAGCATGGCAGTGGCCCTCCAGGTGGTGGGTCTGGTTCTGGGCGTGGTCTCCTGGTGCCTCCAGTCCAGCTGCACCTCCTCCCAGGTGTGGAAGGTGAGGAGTCAGGCCGAGTCGGTGAGCAGCAGCCAGTGGACGTTTGAAGGTCTGTGGATGAGCTGCGCCGCCACGTCGCTCGGTTCCGTCCAGTGCAGCCGCTTCAAGACGGTCCTGGGACTCCCTG TTCACCTGCAGACCTGCAGAGCTCTGATGATCATCTCGCTGCTGCTCGGCTTCGCCGCCATCATCCTCTCGGTTCTCGGACTGAAATGCACCAAAATCGGCCGAACATCAGATCAAGTCAAAGACCAGATCGCACTGAGTGGAGGAGTCATGTTCATCCTGTCTG gtGTTTTCACTCTGACTGCAGTTTCCTGGTACGCTGCCAAAGTCATCCAGGATTTCTATGATCCTCTCTATGGAGGCGTCCG CTTCGAGCTCGGTGCTGGTTTGTATCTGGGTTGGGCAGCTTCCAGTTTGGCTTTACTGGGAGGATCGATGCTCTGCTGCTCCTGCAGGAGGATAAACTCTGGCCCTCCTGTCAG gcAGTTTTTGTATTATTCCAGCTCCGGTCGAGGTCAGAACATCTacagatcagcagcagcttcagaaaGCAGCAGCTCCAAAGCTTACGTCTGA
- the LOC111579694 gene encoding claudin-19-like isoform X2 gives MAVALQVVGLVLGVVSWCLQSSCTSSQVWKVRSQAESVSSSQWTFEGLWMSCAATSLGSVQCSRFKTVLGLPVHLQTCRALMIISLLLGFAAIILSVLGLKCTKIGRTSDQVKDQIALSGGVMFILSGVFTLTAVSWYAAKVIQDFYDPLYGGVRFELGAGLYLGWAASSLALLGGSMLCCSCRRINSGPPVRQFLYYSSSGRGQNIYRSAAASESSSSKAYV, from the exons ATGGCAGTGGCCCTCCAGGTGGTGGGTCTGGTTCTGGGCGTGGTCTCCTGGTGCCTCCAGTCCAGCTGCACCTCCTCCCAGGTGTGGAAGGTGAGGAGTCAGGCCGAGTCGGTGAGCAGCAGCCAGTGGACGTTTGAAGGTCTGTGGATGAGCTGCGCCGCCACGTCGCTCGGTTCCGTCCAGTGCAGCCGCTTCAAGACGGTCCTGGGACTCCCTG TTCACCTGCAGACCTGCAGAGCTCTGATGATCATCTCGCTGCTGCTCGGCTTCGCCGCCATCATCCTCTCGGTTCTCGGACTGAAATGCACCAAAATCGGCCGAACATCAGATCAAGTCAAAGACCAGATCGCACTGAGTGGAGGAGTCATGTTCATCCTGTCTG gtGTTTTCACTCTGACTGCAGTTTCCTGGTACGCTGCCAAAGTCATCCAGGATTTCTATGATCCTCTCTATGGAGGCGTCCG CTTCGAGCTCGGTGCTGGTTTGTATCTGGGTTGGGCAGCTTCCAGTTTGGCTTTACTGGGAGGATCGATGCTCTGCTGCTCCTGCAGGAGGATAAACTCTGGCCCTCCTGTCAG gcAGTTTTTGTATTATTCCAGCTCCGGTCGAGGTCAGAACATCTacagatcagcagcagcttcagaaaGCAGCAGCTCCAAAGCTTACGTCTGA
- the LOC111579678 gene encoding presenilins-associated rhomboid-like protein, mitochondrial isoform X1, protein MAWRNCSVLLRLTGEDTLRSSVRDGSRWPHSLQQRCSFRKATRKPEPKKVEEELGPAHTELSEAAAHRRSPAPHLDQQAPPSSPRAFGRLLRPFVFTVGFTGCSFGSAAIWQYESLKSRVQSYFDEIRADWLERVRPQKRGDVRKEINQWWNSLSEGQKTVTGIIAANAIVFCCWRVPSLQRFMIRYFTANPASRTLCSPMLLSTFSHFSFFHMAANMYVLWSFSTSAVSMLGREQFMAVYLSAGVVSTFVSYVCKTATGRFGPSLGASGAIMTVLAAVCTKMPEAKLAIIFFPMFTFTAANALKAIVAMDTAGLVLGWRFFDHGAHLGGALFGIWYILFGHELIWKNREPFVKLWHELRTGGGRGGGGDRGGSV, encoded by the exons ATGGCGTGGAGGAACTGTTCCGTCCTGCTCCGGCTGACCGGAGAAGACACGTTACGGAGCTCCGTGAGGGACGGCAG CAGGTGGCCTCACAGCCTCCAGCAGAGATGCAGCTTCAGGAAAGCAACCAGAAAACCAGAACcgaagaaggtggaggaggagttAGGCCCCGCCCACACAGAACTCTCTGAGGCCGCCGCCCACCGACGGAGCCCCGCCCCCCACCTGGACCAGCAGGCTCCGCCCAGTTCACCGCGAGCCTTCGGCCGGCTGCTCCGACCGTTCGTCTTCACCGTGGGG TTTACAGGCTGCTCCTTCGGCTCGGCGGCCATCTGGCAGTACGAGTCGCTCAAGTCTCGAGTCCAGAGTTACTTCGACGAGATCCGAGCCGATTGGCTGGAGAGAGTTCGACCTCAGAAACGAGGAGATGTAAGAAAAGAG atcaACCAATGGTGGAACAGcctgagtgaaggacagaagaCGGTAACAG ggATCATTGCTGCTAACGCCATCgtcttctgctgctggagaGTCCCGTCCCTGCAGCGCTTCATGATCCGATACTTCACCGCTAACCCCGCGTCCA GGACTCTCTGCTCTCCCATGCTGCTCTCCACGTTCAGCCACTTCTCCTTCTTCCACATGGCCGCCAACATGTACGTCCTCTGGAGCTTCTCCACCAGCGCCGTCTCCATGCTGGGCCGGGAGCAGTTCATGGCCGTGTACCTGTCTGCAG GTGTTGTTTCCACGTTTGTCAGTTATGTCTGTAAGACGGCCACGGGGAGGTTCGGTCCATCACTCGGAGCG TCCGGCGCCATCATGACGGTCCTGGCTGCCGTTTGCACCAAAATGCCAGAAGCCAAACTGGCCATCATCTTCTTCCCCATGTTCACCTTCACGGCCGCCAAC GCTCTGAAGGCCATCGTTGCCATGGATACGGCCGGTCTGGTGCTGGGATGGAGGTTCTTCGACCACGGCGCTCATTTAGGAGGAGCCCTGTTTGGAAT ATGGTACATACTTTTCGGCCACGAGTTGATCTGGAAGAACCGAGAACCTTTTGTTAAACTTTGGCACGAGCTGAGAAccggaggaggacgaggagggggaggagaccGAGGAGGTTCGGTTTGA
- the LOC111579678 gene encoding presenilins-associated rhomboid-like protein, mitochondrial isoform X2, with product MAWRNCSVLLRLTGEDTLRSSVRDGRWPHSLQQRCSFRKATRKPEPKKVEEELGPAHTELSEAAAHRRSPAPHLDQQAPPSSPRAFGRLLRPFVFTVGFTGCSFGSAAIWQYESLKSRVQSYFDEIRADWLERVRPQKRGDVRKEINQWWNSLSEGQKTVTGIIAANAIVFCCWRVPSLQRFMIRYFTANPASRTLCSPMLLSTFSHFSFFHMAANMYVLWSFSTSAVSMLGREQFMAVYLSAGVVSTFVSYVCKTATGRFGPSLGASGAIMTVLAAVCTKMPEAKLAIIFFPMFTFTAANALKAIVAMDTAGLVLGWRFFDHGAHLGGALFGIWYILFGHELIWKNREPFVKLWHELRTGGGRGGGGDRGGSV from the exons ATGGCGTGGAGGAACTGTTCCGTCCTGCTCCGGCTGACCGGAGAAGACACGTTACGGAGCTCCGTGAGGGACGGCAG GTGGCCTCACAGCCTCCAGCAGAGATGCAGCTTCAGGAAAGCAACCAGAAAACCAGAACcgaagaaggtggaggaggagttAGGCCCCGCCCACACAGAACTCTCTGAGGCCGCCGCCCACCGACGGAGCCCCGCCCCCCACCTGGACCAGCAGGCTCCGCCCAGTTCACCGCGAGCCTTCGGCCGGCTGCTCCGACCGTTCGTCTTCACCGTGGGG TTTACAGGCTGCTCCTTCGGCTCGGCGGCCATCTGGCAGTACGAGTCGCTCAAGTCTCGAGTCCAGAGTTACTTCGACGAGATCCGAGCCGATTGGCTGGAGAGAGTTCGACCTCAGAAACGAGGAGATGTAAGAAAAGAG atcaACCAATGGTGGAACAGcctgagtgaaggacagaagaCGGTAACAG ggATCATTGCTGCTAACGCCATCgtcttctgctgctggagaGTCCCGTCCCTGCAGCGCTTCATGATCCGATACTTCACCGCTAACCCCGCGTCCA GGACTCTCTGCTCTCCCATGCTGCTCTCCACGTTCAGCCACTTCTCCTTCTTCCACATGGCCGCCAACATGTACGTCCTCTGGAGCTTCTCCACCAGCGCCGTCTCCATGCTGGGCCGGGAGCAGTTCATGGCCGTGTACCTGTCTGCAG GTGTTGTTTCCACGTTTGTCAGTTATGTCTGTAAGACGGCCACGGGGAGGTTCGGTCCATCACTCGGAGCG TCCGGCGCCATCATGACGGTCCTGGCTGCCGTTTGCACCAAAATGCCAGAAGCCAAACTGGCCATCATCTTCTTCCCCATGTTCACCTTCACGGCCGCCAAC GCTCTGAAGGCCATCGTTGCCATGGATACGGCCGGTCTGGTGCTGGGATGGAGGTTCTTCGACCACGGCGCTCATTTAGGAGGAGCCCTGTTTGGAAT ATGGTACATACTTTTCGGCCACGAGTTGATCTGGAAGAACCGAGAACCTTTTGTTAAACTTTGGCACGAGCTGAGAAccggaggaggacgaggagggggaggagaccGAGGAGGTTCGGTTTGA